The following proteins are co-located in the Candidatus Hydrogenedentota bacterium genome:
- a CDS encoding cold shock domain-containing protein, which yields MLKGRVKWFNDQKGYGFITQDNSPDVFVHHTAITMEGFRTLKEGEEVAFQILESNKGLQAVNVTRVE from the coding sequence TTGTTGAAAGGTCGTGTCAAGTGGTTCAATGACCAGAAGGGTTATGGGTTCATTACCCAAGACAACAGCCCGGATGTCTTCGTCCACCACACGGCGATCACCATGGAAGGTTTCCGGACCTTGAAAGAAGGCGAAGAAGTTGCCTTCCAGATTCTGGAAAGCAACAAAGGCCTTCAAGCGGTCAACGTCACGCGCGTGGAATAA